The Latilactobacillus sakei subsp. sakei DSM 20017 = JCM 1157 genome includes a window with the following:
- a CDS encoding glycosyltransferase: MKVLFVNAGNETGGGRSHIIGLMKAMIALGKDEPSLLVFEDGPVAELARANQLPVEVFEQPKTLTPHFLKQLAAHINSENIDVVHTHGPRSNLFLALIRKRITAKWTLTLHTLPKIDYLNKGFKGKILLPLSLWVLKKADHIYLIAERFRNSLVQQGIDTNKMTTIFNAIEFSSEVPTPVKQPQFTMICVARLTAQKHQQLLLEALANVDFEYQLHLIGDGELEAEFKKLATDYQITDKVHFDGFQSDVAHFYRHADLSVLSSIHEGFPTVLLESGNYGVPAITTDVGDSKVIMDSPEYGWVVDSLDLQGYVKALNEAYAAYQNNQLVGMGLAFNKHVSQSFSTRQLAILMHDLYAQL, translated from the coding sequence GTGAAGGTTCTTTTTGTAAACGCAGGGAATGAAACGGGCGGTGGTCGCTCACATATTATCGGTTTAATGAAGGCAATGATCGCACTTGGTAAAGACGAGCCTTCTTTATTAGTTTTTGAAGATGGCCCGGTTGCAGAACTAGCGCGCGCTAATCAATTACCGGTTGAAGTGTTTGAACAGCCAAAGACGTTAACCCCGCATTTTTTGAAACAACTAGCAGCGCATATCAATTCTGAAAATATTGATGTCGTGCATACGCATGGACCACGGTCTAATCTCTTCTTGGCGTTAATTCGGAAACGAATTACGGCGAAGTGGACGTTGACATTGCACACGTTACCTAAGATTGATTATCTGAATAAAGGGTTTAAAGGCAAGATTTTATTGCCGTTAAGTCTCTGGGTACTTAAAAAAGCGGATCATATCTATCTAATCGCCGAACGGTTTAGAAACAGCTTGGTGCAACAAGGTATCGATACGAATAAGATGACAACCATTTTTAATGCCATTGAATTTAGTTCAGAAGTACCGACGCCAGTTAAGCAACCGCAATTTACAATGATTTGTGTCGCCAGACTAACAGCGCAAAAACACCAACAGCTATTGTTAGAAGCGTTAGCAAATGTTGATTTCGAATATCAACTACACCTGATTGGCGATGGCGAACTAGAAGCAGAGTTTAAGAAGTTAGCAACAGATTATCAAATAACTGATAAGGTTCATTTTGATGGCTTTCAATCAGATGTGGCGCACTTTTATCGACACGCCGATTTATCAGTTTTATCGTCAATTCACGAAGGGTTCCCAACCGTCTTGTTAGAATCTGGCAATTATGGCGTCCCTGCGATTACGACCGATGTTGGTGATAGCAAGGTAATTATGGATAGCCCAGAATATGGCTGGGTTGTGGATAGCTTAGACTTACAAGGATATGTCAAAGCGTTAAATGAAGCTTACGCTGCTTATCAAAATAACCAATTAGTTGGCATGGGCTTAGCCTTTAATAAGCATGTTAGTCAATCATTTTCAACACGCCAGTTAGCGATTTTGATGCATGATTTGTATGCACAATTGTAG
- a CDS encoding WecB/TagA/CpsF family glycosyltransferase, with product MQFPTVSVLNIPFINTTNQAFIAQLSKDLAANENRFIVTANPEIALYATKHNDYFQTISQADYITPDGIGILKGATMLGTPLTERITGFDTMTALFEIANQNSYSVYLLGAKEEVLQAACQNVAKQYPNVTIVGQHNGYFDDQEEQKIVADIERTQPNIILAALGFPKQETFIEANRHKVNAIWMGVGGSFDVLSGTVSRAPKIWQKMHLEWFYRFASHPSRLNRFPALIEYMRLVKKEKKN from the coding sequence ATGCAATTTCCGACAGTCTCAGTTTTAAATATTCCTTTTATCAATACTACTAACCAAGCATTTATTGCGCAACTTTCAAAAGACTTAGCCGCTAACGAAAACCGTTTTATCGTTACTGCTAATCCAGAAATTGCCCTCTATGCCACTAAACATAACGATTACTTCCAAACGATTAGCCAAGCCGATTACATTACACCAGACGGTATTGGTATTCTTAAAGGCGCCACAATGTTAGGCACGCCGCTTACAGAACGAATTACCGGTTTTGATACGATGACGGCCTTATTCGAAATTGCCAATCAAAACAGCTATAGCGTTTATTTGCTTGGTGCTAAGGAAGAAGTTTTACAAGCCGCTTGCCAAAACGTTGCAAAACAATATCCTAACGTCACCATCGTCGGCCAACACAACGGTTATTTTGACGACCAAGAAGAACAAAAAATTGTTGCCGATATCGAACGAACACAACCCAATATTATTTTGGCAGCACTTGGCTTCCCCAAACAAGAAACCTTTATCGAAGCCAATCGTCACAAAGTTAACGCCATTTGGATGGGTGTTGGCGGTAGCTTTGATGTTTTATCGGGAACTGTTAGCCGGGCTCCAAAAATTTGGCAAAAAATGCACTTAGAATGGTTCTATCGTTTTGCATCACATCCAAGTCGCTTGAACCGTTTCCCAGCGCTTATTGAATACATGCGCTTGGTTAAAAAAGAAAAGAAAAACTAA
- a CDS encoding O-antigen ligase family protein, translating to MNFKEYTKKSLILLVLLQPFLDIYFLYVPPVTNWVPFSPATLIRIFLVAIIAGLYIWSSRHNKANRFAGLYTAILVVYLVLHLIFTRHFKSTSPIDLGYSTVGEIFYWIRMVIPLVVLFVTTQVQVTRATFNKVIKFLAWIISGSIVITNLFKISLSSYGGGWIQGNIFSWFGGGQQWSYYGLASKGFFYYANAVSAVEVLLTPMVLYYLVEKLDLKSIALATVQMFAMLMLGTKTASLGFFVVLAGYIILYLIYSLLFKEFKFKVSLFATFAVLTLVGGAILPMSPMFNRTTTDTAVQKTQDGTKKEQKEKKKELEAEKEKEQEQSGDQIDHRKETPLMRYIKNHYRDYSLNARFVMGGYSYRDDPQFWYQVMKWPVGDRLNYRKVEEAMLNRAKSVNNDPLNNWFGISYTRMNHIANLEQDFISQWYSMGFIGVLLLIMPYVFVLLYCLYEVIRVLGKKATFFEVSLLFGSGLIIVLSAFSGNVMDFLADTIILAFALGYALVTTRGLKKHDGYRNS from the coding sequence GTGAACTTTAAAGAATATACAAAAAAATCACTAATTTTATTAGTGTTACTGCAACCATTTTTGGATATCTATTTTTTATACGTACCACCAGTTACAAATTGGGTACCATTTTCACCAGCAACCTTGATTAGAATTTTTCTCGTAGCGATTATTGCGGGGCTTTATATTTGGAGTAGCCGTCATAATAAGGCGAATCGATTTGCGGGGCTTTATACGGCTATTCTAGTTGTTTATTTAGTCTTACATCTGATATTTACACGACATTTTAAATCAACCAGCCCAATCGACTTGGGTTACTCAACGGTGGGGGAAATCTTCTACTGGATTAGAATGGTAATCCCATTAGTTGTCTTATTTGTGACAACACAGGTTCAGGTAACTAGAGCTACGTTTAATAAAGTGATTAAGTTCTTAGCCTGGATTATTTCTGGCAGTATTGTGATTACGAACTTATTCAAAATTAGCTTATCATCGTATGGTGGTGGCTGGATTCAAGGAAATATTTTTTCATGGTTTGGTGGCGGCCAACAATGGTCTTATTACGGCTTAGCGTCAAAAGGCTTTTTCTATTACGCTAACGCAGTTTCGGCAGTCGAAGTATTATTGACACCGATGGTTCTTTATTATTTGGTTGAAAAACTAGATTTAAAGAGTATCGCACTAGCAACAGTTCAAATGTTTGCAATGTTAATGCTCGGGACGAAGACCGCATCATTAGGGTTCTTCGTTGTATTGGCCGGTTATATCATCTTATATTTGATTTACAGCTTGCTATTTAAAGAATTTAAGTTCAAGGTTAGTTTATTTGCAACATTTGCAGTCCTAACGTTGGTCGGTGGTGCTATTTTACCGATGTCACCAATGTTTAATCGGACAACGACCGATACAGCGGTTCAAAAGACACAAGATGGTACTAAGAAAGAACAAAAAGAAAAGAAAAAAGAATTAGAAGCTGAAAAAGAAAAAGAGCAAGAACAATCTGGCGATCAAATTGACCATCGTAAAGAAACGCCTTTGATGAGATATATCAAAAATCATTATCGTGATTACTCATTAAATGCGAGATTTGTGATGGGTGGCTACTCATATCGTGATGATCCACAATTCTGGTATCAAGTAATGAAATGGCCAGTTGGTGATCGCTTAAATTACCGCAAGGTCGAAGAAGCAATGCTAAATCGTGCTAAATCCGTTAATAACGACCCATTAAATAATTGGTTCGGGATTTCTTATACTCGGATGAACCACATTGCCAATTTAGAGCAAGACTTTATCTCACAATGGTATTCAATGGGCTTCATCGGCGTCTTACTATTAATCATGCCTTACGTCTTTGTACTGCTATATTGTTTATACGAAGTAATTCGTGTGCTAGGTAAAAAGGCAACTTTCTTTGAAGTGAGTTTATTATTTGGCTCAGGATTAATCATTGTGCTATCCGCATTCAGTGGTAATGTAATGGATTTCTTAGCGGATACGATTATTCTAGCCTTTGCATTAGGATACGCATTAGTGACAACGAGAGGACTTAAAAAGCATGACGGCTATCGCAACAGTTAA
- a CDS encoding oligosaccharide flippase family protein, whose product MKKASTNIIYNAVYQLLIIVLPFVTTPYVARVLGKEALGINSYVNSIPVFLSFIILMGMNQVGVRVIAQSTKENLEENFKKLWGLQLFSGLIVIISYIVVVCLFMSYKFYFLIEIPFLIGYVLDISWFYIGRGQVKTVVMRNTIIKLTLVATIFIFVHSEQDLWIYLLINSITYLANFVFWLGIKTEIPQFKFGRIHFSKQYLKESITVTIPSVAAQFYTSFDQTIIGLLAGSVQLTYYAQTQTMARAVVQLLGSVTIVLMPIMAKMDSEEADENQIQNLLKVSLDYTLILGLLFTSALMVNANKFIVWFFGSRYQAMTDNFFWVSLLVVIIPYGGIYANQFALSKGMYRIVAIPYLVGAVFSLIGNFVFAGRFGANGGTTIIVLTELLVCGMRIWLVRGHLDFKFLWHEHWKYWLIFGLTLLIGLHIPINLGSLFFDLVVQTIIVGLLFMILLIGLNTRVRQDLMRLKKG is encoded by the coding sequence ATGAAAAAAGCCTCAACAAATATCATTTATAATGCTGTTTATCAGTTGCTGATCATTGTACTACCTTTTGTTACAACACCATACGTGGCGCGGGTATTAGGCAAAGAAGCGTTAGGCATTAATTCCTACGTTAACTCGATTCCAGTTTTCTTGAGCTTTATCATTCTGATGGGAATGAACCAGGTGGGTGTCCGAGTAATTGCCCAATCGACAAAAGAAAATCTTGAAGAAAATTTCAAAAAACTATGGGGTCTGCAACTTTTTAGTGGTTTAATCGTGATTATTAGTTATATTGTGGTTGTCTGCTTATTCATGAGTTATAAATTCTATTTTCTAATTGAAATTCCGTTTTTAATCGGCTATGTTTTGGATATTTCTTGGTTTTACATTGGTCGTGGTCAAGTTAAAACAGTGGTCATGCGAAATACAATTATCAAATTAACATTAGTGGCTACGATTTTTATTTTTGTACACAGTGAACAAGATCTTTGGATTTATTTATTAATCAATAGTATTACTTATTTAGCTAATTTTGTCTTCTGGTTAGGGATTAAAACAGAAATTCCCCAATTTAAATTTGGACGAATTCATTTTTCTAAGCAATATTTGAAAGAATCAATTACCGTCACCATTCCTTCAGTTGCTGCGCAATTTTATACGAGCTTTGACCAAACCATTATTGGCTTATTAGCGGGTTCTGTTCAATTAACGTATTATGCTCAGACGCAAACCATGGCGCGGGCAGTTGTACAGTTGTTGGGATCAGTGACAATTGTTTTAATGCCAATTATGGCTAAGATGGACAGCGAAGAAGCAGATGAAAATCAAATTCAGAATTTATTGAAAGTCTCGTTGGACTATACTTTGATACTCGGCTTGCTATTCACGAGTGCGTTGATGGTCAATGCTAACAAATTTATCGTTTGGTTTTTCGGTAGTCGCTATCAAGCAATGACGGATAATTTCTTTTGGGTTAGTTTACTTGTGGTGATCATTCCTTATGGTGGTATTTATGCCAATCAATTTGCGCTATCAAAAGGGATGTACCGAATTGTCGCGATTCCATACTTAGTTGGCGCGGTCTTCTCCCTAATTGGGAATTTCGTATTCGCCGGTCGCTTTGGGGCTAATGGTGGGACAACCATTATTGTCCTGACCGAATTATTGGTTTGTGGGATGCGGATTTGGTTAGTACGAGGGCACTTAGATTTTAAATTCCTGTGGCATGAACATTGGAAGTACTGGCTAATATTTGGCTTAACGTTATTAATTGGCTTGCATATTCCAATCAACCTCGGTAGTTTATTCTTTGATCTCGTCGTTCAAACGATTATCGTTGGCCTTTTATTCATGATATTATTAATTGGATTAAACACACGTGTCCGGCAAGATTTGATGCGCCTTAAGAAAGGATGA
- a CDS encoding GW dipeptide domain-containing protein: MEKRLTGFLLGLTAMSALSAVNINNTYAAQVLAPNQMKAQLTSQDIKEATPRKEKAKGTDDIGEVITNPDATKKNSAISAFSAYPNVNSYILNKNFQHPEITKELHTFEMFPYKTDDGKPSGVVVHYTANPNDFSARNGANYEINGGWESAFVHTFIDADMILNIHDTDYGAWGAGPVANKYFTQFEMVTARNFNDFAKTTSYSAWYTAFLLQQYGLTPSLAHDDGVGTIWTHHDVTNFLGGTDHVDPDDYFAQYGYDINQFYSLVQHYYQQMTEKVVNRQYIDKTGSVVGNKAEYWLTDNGLKPANQTTDNLVNKAVKVTQLITMTSGKQYYLATVNGNQVAWIPVDSFKVSEMVTNRQYVDKTGTITGGQPEYWLTDSGIKSANQTTGNLAGKTVKVTQLITTTAGKQYYLATVNGKQIAWVPMSAFKQGETVVSRQYVNKTGMVVNNQPEYWLTDSGIKSANQTTSNLTNKSVKVTQLITTTSGKQYYLATVNGKQIAWIPATAFNQGETVVNRQYINKLGTVISGQPEYWLTDGGIKSANQTTSNLASKSVKVTQLITTTTGKQYYLATVKGKQVAWIPVAAFKQGETVVNRQYVNKLGRAIAGQPEYWLTDDGIKSANQTTSNLANKSVKVTQLITTTTGKQYYLATVNGKQVAWILVTAFK; the protein is encoded by the coding sequence ATGGAAAAACGGTTAACAGGATTCTTGCTAGGATTAACAGCAATGTCGGCTCTATCAGCAGTGAATATTAATAATACTTATGCTGCTCAAGTATTAGCACCAAACCAGATGAAGGCGCAACTGACTAGTCAAGATATTAAAGAAGCTACGCCTAGAAAAGAAAAAGCAAAAGGGACGGATGATATTGGGGAAGTTATCACCAATCCTGATGCTACTAAAAAAAATAGTGCAATTAGTGCATTTTCAGCTTATCCTAATGTAAATAGTTATATTTTAAATAAGAATTTCCAACATCCTGAAATCACTAAAGAATTACACACATTCGAAATGTTTCCATACAAAACGGATGACGGTAAACCTTCTGGTGTTGTAGTGCATTATACGGCCAACCCCAATGATTTTAGCGCCCGAAATGGGGCAAATTATGAAATTAATGGTGGTTGGGAAAGCGCATTTGTACACACTTTTATCGACGCTGATATGATTTTAAATATTCACGATACAGACTATGGTGCATGGGGTGCAGGCCCTGTCGCTAATAAATATTTCACACAATTTGAAATGGTAACGGCTAGAAACTTCAATGATTTTGCTAAGACTACAAGTTATTCTGCTTGGTACACAGCATTTTTACTTCAACAATATGGTTTAACGCCTTCATTAGCCCATGATGACGGGGTTGGGACTATCTGGACACACCACGATGTAACAAATTTCTTGGGTGGGACAGATCATGTTGATCCAGATGATTATTTTGCGCAATATGGTTATGATATTAATCAATTCTATAGTTTAGTACAGCATTATTATCAACAAATGACTGAAAAAGTTGTGAATAGACAATATATTGATAAGACCGGATCTGTTGTTGGAAATAAGGCAGAATATTGGTTAACAGATAATGGATTGAAACCGGCTAATCAAACAACTGATAATTTAGTTAATAAGGCTGTTAAAGTGACGCAGCTAATTACAATGACAAGTGGAAAACAATATTACTTAGCAACTGTTAATGGTAATCAGGTAGCTTGGATTCCAGTAGATTCTTTTAAGGTAAGCGAGATGGTAACTAACCGTCAGTATGTTGATAAAACAGGGACCATTACAGGTGGACAACCAGAATATTGGTTGACAGATAGTGGTATTAAATCTGCTAATCAAACAACTGGTAACCTGGCCGGTAAGACTGTTAAAGTGACGCAGCTAATTACAACAACGGCGGGAAAACAATATTATTTGGCAACAGTTAACGGAAAACAAATTGCATGGGTTCCGATGAGTGCTTTCAAACAGGGAGAAACAGTTGTTAGTCGTCAATATGTTAATAAAACTGGGATGGTAGTAAACAATCAACCGGAATATTGGCTGACGGATAGTGGTATTAAATCTGCTAATCAGACAACAAGTAATTTAACAAATAAGTCGGTTAAAGTAACTCAACTAATTACAACAACTTCAGGTAAACAATACTACTTAGCAACGGTTAACGGAAAACAAATTGCATGGATTCCGGCAACTGCCTTTAACCAGGGAGAAACAGTAGTTAACCGTCAATATATTAATAAATTAGGGACTGTTATTTCTGGTCAACCAGAATATTGGTTGACAGATGGTGGTATTAAGTCAGCTAACCAAACGACAAGTAACTTAGCTAGTAAATCAGTTAAAGTAACACAATTGATTACAACTACAACAGGTAAACAGTATTATTTAGCAACTGTTAAGGGCAAACAGGTAGCCTGGATTCCGGTAGCGGCGTTTAAGCAAGGAGAAACGGTTGTTAACCGCCAATATGTTAATAAATTAGGTAGGGCTATCGCGGGTCAACCAGAATATTGGTTGACAGATGATGGTATCAAGTCAGCTAACCAAACGACAAGCAACTTAGCTAATAAATCAGTTAAAGTAACACAATTGATTACAACCACAACAGGTAAACAGTATTATTTAGCAACTGTTAATGGTAAGCAAGTGGCATGGATTTTAGTTACGGCTTTTAAATAG
- a CDS encoding glycosyltransferase — protein METPLISIVMAVYNEKETELRQSIESILKQSYQNFEFIIVLDNPDNQALAAVLNEYAKEEPRIVLISNEHNLGLAPSLNRGLKASRGDYIARMDADDIAVPERLMTEFDLLQQRQLDVIASSSILIDETNAEIGRHPQMVESAAAVRELLQYDNFIVHPSVLGKKAAFETVGGYQEQLIACEDYDLWLRMIAAGQQIGVTNEPLMRYRIRQNSMTQSDMLKTFLISGFLRQTTVFRLTASDEAIKAKLEAYLTEKGFYDQHQKDRFNANINLLSTVKKTKSIGKGLQFLGILLSDGNVRRYYLEKIQYSRTLKRLSK, from the coding sequence ATGGAAACACCGTTAATTAGTATTGTGATGGCCGTTTATAATGAAAAAGAAACGGAATTACGCCAGTCAATTGAATCAATTCTGAAACAGTCTTATCAAAATTTTGAGTTCATCATTGTTTTGGATAATCCTGATAATCAAGCATTGGCAGCTGTTTTAAATGAATATGCAAAAGAAGAACCGCGAATTGTTTTAATCAGCAACGAGCATAATCTAGGGTTAGCACCTAGTTTGAATCGGGGATTGAAAGCAAGTCGGGGTGATTACATTGCGCGAATGGATGCTGATGATATTGCTGTGCCAGAACGGCTAATGACTGAATTTGATTTATTGCAACAACGGCAATTGGATGTTATTGCATCATCTTCGATTCTGATTGATGAAACTAATGCCGAGATTGGTCGGCATCCACAAATGGTTGAATCAGCAGCTGCCGTTCGTGAGTTATTACAATATGATAATTTCATTGTTCATCCGAGTGTTCTGGGTAAAAAAGCAGCTTTTGAAACAGTTGGTGGCTATCAGGAACAACTAATCGCCTGTGAAGATTATGATTTGTGGTTACGAATGATCGCGGCGGGTCAGCAAATAGGTGTGACTAATGAACCGTTGATGCGTTATCGGATTAGACAAAACAGTATGACTCAAAGTGACATGTTAAAAACCTTTCTAATTTCTGGCTTTTTACGTCAGACGACTGTGTTTAGATTAACAGCGAGTGATGAAGCAATCAAAGCGAAACTGGAAGCTTACCTAACTGAAAAAGGGTTTTACGATCAACATCAAAAAGACCGCTTTAACGCTAATATTAATTTATTGAGCACTGTTAAAAAAACGAAATCAATTGGTAAGGGACTCCAGTTTCTGGGCATCTTGCTGAGTGACGGTAATGTGAGACGGTACTATTTAGAAAAAATTCAGTACAGCCGAACATTAAAACGATTATCAAAATAA
- a CDS encoding capsular polysaccharide synthesis protein, which produces MNLKKRLNYVTTLLSPSFINFYLKNKQTPVADALTYVKLKKEAGAFLDQYQVQPTSSEKNNVIWICWFQGIEDAPALVRHNIETIKRLYPKQQVQIITLANLSDFITFPTFLQAKIDAGLIPYAHLSDLVRVALLTKHGGTWIDSTVYFTGTNFPGYVFDAPLFFYSNTQQQNRAIAASSWFIHSDTNHPILVLTRDLLYNYWQTHDTLDNYFMFHVFLTIACDHLTAEYAKLPRLSNVEPHLMGKVLFEPFDEQRYQEIATLSSMHKLTNKFSKENQEKTDTFYQYILNH; this is translated from the coding sequence ATGAATTTAAAAAAGAGATTGAATTATGTGACGACCCTACTTTCTCCAAGCTTTATTAACTTCTACTTAAAGAATAAGCAAACGCCGGTTGCAGATGCCTTAACGTATGTTAAGTTAAAAAAAGAAGCCGGAGCATTTCTTGATCAATATCAAGTACAACCGACAAGCAGCGAAAAAAATAACGTCATTTGGATTTGTTGGTTCCAAGGCATTGAAGATGCGCCAGCATTGGTTAGACATAATATCGAAACGATTAAAAGACTATATCCAAAACAACAGGTGCAAATCATAACGTTAGCAAATTTAAGCGACTTTATTACCTTTCCAACATTCCTGCAGGCTAAAATTGATGCAGGGCTAATTCCTTATGCGCACCTATCCGATCTAGTACGGGTGGCGCTGTTAACGAAACATGGTGGCACTTGGATTGATAGTACAGTTTATTTTACGGGGACTAATTTCCCGGGTTATGTTTTTGATGCACCACTCTTTTTCTACAGCAATACACAACAACAAAATCGGGCAATTGCTGCTTCGAGTTGGTTCATTCATAGTGACACTAACCACCCTATCTTAGTATTAACGCGAGATTTATTATATAATTATTGGCAGACACATGATACGTTAGATAATTATTTTATGTTTCATGTCTTTTTAACAATTGCTTGTGATCACTTAACTGCGGAATACGCAAAGTTACCACGGTTGAGTAACGTTGAACCGCACCTTATGGGGAAGGTGTTATTCGAACCGTTTGATGAGCAACGCTATCAAGAAATAGCAACCTTATCAAGCATGCATAAATTAACGAACAAGTTTTCAAAAGAGAATCAAGAAAAAACTGATACGTTCTATCAATATATATTGAATCATTAA
- the tagD gene encoding glycerol-3-phosphate cytidylyltransferase, translating into MTKVLTYGTFDLLHWGHVHLLERASQLGDELIVGLSTDEFNAEKHKEAYHSYEHRKYILEAIRYVDKVIPEKDWEQKIKDVQKYDIDIFVMGDDWKGKFDFLKDYCEVIYLPRTTGISTTQIKQDLEN; encoded by the coding sequence ATGACAAAAGTTTTAACTTACGGTACCTTTGATCTATTACACTGGGGTCATGTTCATCTCTTAGAACGTGCCAGCCAATTAGGCGATGAATTAATTGTCGGCTTATCAACGGACGAATTTAATGCTGAAAAGCATAAAGAAGCTTACCATTCATATGAACATCGCAAATATATTCTCGAAGCCATTCGATATGTTGATAAGGTAATTCCTGAAAAAGATTGGGAACAAAAAATTAAAGATGTTCAAAAATACGATATTGATATTTTTGTAATGGGCGATGATTGGAAAGGGAAGTTTGATTTCTTAAAGGATTATTGTGAAGTCATCTATCTTCCGCGGACAACAGGTATTTCAACGACACAAATTAAGCAAGATTTAGAAAACTAA
- a CDS encoding CDP-glycerol--glycerophosphate glycerophosphotransferase, whose amino-acid sequence MTAIATVKAVLYHRIWFGLIKLVTPMSDDTFFINSFFGKSFSGNPKALFEGLIEKFPNGNYIIVLNDEQARQAVKAQYPGINIQFVARHEKAYLKALARAKYWIMDINFPFRLKPHKNGVFVQTWHGTPLKHIGNDLPDDNDFKRLTAREPLNWDYFVSNAPEDNWLYERAFNLKQTKIMSYGLPRNDYLAKHKDDHELVASLKAKLQLDATRKTILYAPTFRDDEPTFKLALDLEQFEAQLGNQYDLLIRLHPNVAEQMPDIAAYPHVHNVNHYASIEELYLAADVLMTDYSSVFFDYALLEKPIVFYAYDLDKYQAILRGFYFDYQAFIPGPLVTDNQDLYTLLSQGLTTQTTKAFNQLHNANTDGSATQKIIQEVWKV is encoded by the coding sequence ATGACGGCTATCGCAACAGTTAAAGCAGTTTTATATCATCGTATTTGGTTTGGTTTGATTAAATTAGTCACACCAATGTCAGACGACACATTTTTTATCAATTCTTTTTTTGGAAAATCATTCTCAGGTAATCCAAAAGCCCTCTTTGAAGGTTTGATTGAGAAATTCCCTAACGGTAACTATATTATTGTTTTAAATGATGAACAAGCGCGACAAGCAGTTAAGGCCCAATATCCGGGTATTAATATCCAATTTGTTGCCAGACACGAGAAGGCCTATTTAAAGGCGCTTGCGCGTGCTAAATATTGGATTATGGATATTAACTTTCCATTCCGTCTAAAACCCCATAAAAATGGGGTTTTTGTGCAAACTTGGCATGGTACGCCGCTTAAGCACATTGGCAATGATTTACCAGATGATAATGACTTCAAACGCTTGACGGCAAGAGAACCCCTTAACTGGGACTACTTTGTTTCTAATGCACCTGAAGATAATTGGTTGTATGAACGAGCATTTAATTTAAAGCAAACCAAGATTATGAGCTATGGGTTACCACGGAATGATTATTTAGCGAAGCATAAAGATGATCATGAATTGGTAGCTAGTTTGAAAGCAAAACTACAATTAGATGCAACACGCAAAACTATTTTATATGCACCTACTTTTCGAGATGATGAACCTACGTTTAAATTAGCGTTAGATTTAGAGCAATTTGAAGCACAATTGGGTAATCAATATGACTTGTTAATTCGCTTGCATCCAAACGTGGCGGAACAAATGCCAGACATTGCGGCTTATCCACATGTGCATAATGTCAATCACTACGCAAGTATCGAAGAGTTGTATCTAGCAGCCGATGTTTTAATGACTGATTATTCATCTGTTTTCTTTGATTATGCGTTATTGGAAAAACCGATTGTTTTTTACGCATATGATTTGGATAAATATCAGGCTATTTTACGGGGCTTTTATTTTGACTACCAAGCCTTTATCCCAGGGCCATTAGTAACAGATAATCAAGACCTGTATACATTGCTTAGTCAAGGGTTAACGACACAAACGACAAAAGCATTTAATCAGTTACACAATGCGAACACCGATGGTTCGGCGACGCAAAAAATAATTCAGGAAGTTTGGAAAGTTTAG